The region cgaaattacAATTACGGTTCGGTTATTTGGTGActatggttcggttcggtttgtaattaggtaaaagtttggtgttcggttttcggttcggtttgagcattttaaaaaccgaaaaaaccgaaaaaccgaacaattaataaaaaaataaaaatattatatattaatatatataaatttatattttcttggtttaatattttaattatagttgatatataagttaataaacttcatataacatataattatgctaataactttcaaaaaaatttaatattagaatttattttatgataaaaaaattaaaaaataaagaaagtaaaaaatttcggtttttcaccgaaccaaaccgaacttttcagttcggtttggtGTAAGCCAAAATTAGAATTCGGTCCGGTTCGGTTTGTGATTTTTAACAAACTTCGGTGTTCGGTTTgttcggttcggtgaccgaaccgaccgaactaACCGAACGCACAGCCCTATCCACTAGTattacaaaaaacttgtttttTGAAAACGTGAATTGTCGttgtgaaaatttaaaatatggttgttaaaagtttttaacaaCGATAAACGTGGTTGTGCGTGTTGGCgtaatgtaatattttttataacgatttttttaaataatggtcGTTGCTATAGgttttacaaaatctataaaaattggttgttaaaagttataagtaactataaaaaattgttgtcaaaacattataatattaattattattttaatatgttatataattttataatttttataatttaaaatacaattattattaaaatttaatattttttattttttgattgatacattacaacaaaagtaaaaattatttttatagttgaTACATGTCGATCTTTAAagggtcgcccgtactgtttttcctgcacaagtaacaaatataagctcaaaggacctcaggcttgctcagcctgaaagccactccgatgcttaagtcagagagggttttttggtaggtaaatgaatgtaagagtatttaagtcttatttgtgcttacccttctcagcattcggtggcttccttttataatgagtttaaggcggttgttatctggtaaatcgtgggtttgtcccacgattattgataatggtgaatgcacgttcccgattatcccgggtagtgggtgtcagggaacggagtggatgaggtcgtctagatggcagacctggatgagttcgcccgagacagacatgggcgaCACTCGTACTGTTGCTGGGCGATGGGAGGTTTGGAGACccgttgggcgagcatagcatttgttaggcgatgcttggagCTCTGATATTATTAGGGCGGTATCAGATGTCCCCCCCTATAATCTTGctaagtcaaagacttgaagcgccaattttcaaaatttgaatttcCGAAATTTTCGAAATGATTcgaattccaaacgtttccttcaaCGGTTACGAATCTGAAGCGTTTTTTGACTATAAAAGAACGCGACTTTTGGTTTTTCATTGATTATTTCGAGGAGTTTCCTGCTGTCAGGCATTCGAGTGTCTAACTTGGCGTATAAAAGAGGTACttgttctttaatttaaaatcttttacTCTTGATTTTTCTATCTGATTCTCTACTTCTGTTGATTTATTTCTCCTGCCAGGCTTTCTTCGAGTTACATAGCACCAGACTTTCTCTTTTAATCAGTAAGTGGCTTAGCTATTTTTGTTTGTCTTCTTGCTTCCTTCTTCTTGTTTGCTTTCAGAAAGTATATTTATAGGATGTCTACATTAAGGATTTCAGTGTCTtccccttcttcttcctcttcttctgagAGTTCTGCCAGTGACCCTACTTACCCTGTTCCTCTTGCTACCCTCGTTGAGTTGTCATCTGACGAGGAAGGGTTGTCTCAGAAGGTGATCCCTGATAGTGAAGAGGGTGTTGATGACAGAGGGCCAGAGGGCGAGGCTCCCCTTGAGGATGCTGGTGGAGATGAGGCCGGAGATGGTGGACTAGGTGATGACGAAGGAGATGAGgaggattttgtttttaagagaCGTAAAGTCTCCTCTGGGACATCTTCTAGTAGGAAAAAACCCTTGTCTGAGTGGACCATCAGTCTGGGTCAAGAAGCCCTTGTATGGATTAGGGCGAGGTACGAAATTCCCCCCTTCATTAGCCTTCGGATTCCATCTGAGGGTTCGGCTGTTAGCCAGGTCTTAAAGGATGATGAACAGTTGCTTTTTGTTGAAGATTTTGAGGCGGGTTTGAGGCTACCACTCGATCTCTTCACCCAAGAAGTGTTCGATAATTTTAAGATCCCCTTAGGTCAACTCCACCCTAACGCCCATCGTCATTTGACAGGAGTTTTTATTCGTGGACTCCAACTGAAGAGACAGGTGGGTTACGAGATTGTTAGGGCGATCTATTCTTTGGGGAGGAAGAAAAGCGATGAGTTCTTCTATTTGCAGCCCGGAAGATCTCCCTTCACTGGCCTTCCCAATTCTTTGAAGCGGTGGAAAGGTTCCTTTGTTATTGCCAAGAAGGAAGGGGGTTGGGGTTCCATTCCGAATGTTTTTGTGGAAGGGCCCCTAAAGTTGGAAAAGGCGAACCTGAGCGAGGCTGATAAAGAGACGTTGCGTCTGCTTCGAGGTAGCACTAAGGTGCACGTAGTGAATCTGATAGATTCCTACTTTGGCTGGGACCAAAGTGTTGCCTCcaagagaaataagagagtGCAGGGTGGAAAAAgggggaagaggaagaagagtgaGGATAAGAGGGAGACATCGCCTGATAATGGAGATGAGTTCCCTGACATGGGAGAACCACTTCTTTCTTCCACTCTTAATATTTCTTCTATGCCTCTTAGTCCTTCTGGTACCTTGTTTGTGCCATGaagcttttattttctttaatttttatgagGCGTTTTCTGAATTTTGTTTACTTTGACTTTTCAGTGCCGAACTTCAAGGAGCTTCAGCAGAAGGTCATGGAGGATAGGAGAGCTCGCCGGGAGGCTCGAGAGAGGGAGGCCCTTCCCCAAGCTGTTCCCAAGCCGATTTCTGAGGCTAAGAAGGCGCCTGCCAAGAAAGGAGGCGATGTTCCTTCTACGGCTGGAAGCAAACCCCTTTCTTCTCAGAAGGGTGATGAATCTGCTCCCACTCCTAGGGTGGTGCTGCCAGGCTTCCAGATAAAGGAACCTGTCACCAGCCCTCCTCCTCCTGCTGTTCCCTCTTACACCGGTAAGGGGAAGGATAAGATGGAGGTTCCTGCGAAGGAGAAGCATGCCAGATCCCTTCCTCCGGCTCCCCAAACTGCCCCGGCTGCTTCGACCGGCAGCAAAAGGCGAGCTCCTTCTTCAGGGGGCGAAGATACTGAGGGGGAGGGACCCTCTATGAAAAGGCCCAAGAGGGATGTAATGGTGACTCAGGTCGACCTGCTCCTCCAGAAGTATGGGGCCGATGCTACTGTGCGTTGTCCTGCCGTTGCCCACGACATCTTCCGGGGTTCCTGCTGCCCTTCGGATGTTGACTACTATTTGAAGAGGCCGGACAACGTACTGATGGACGATTGTTTTTCTAACCTGGCAAAGGTGATTATTTTCTAACTTTATCCTTCTGCCTTTTTCCTTCTGTTATGGTTATTTTCTAACTCagctttattttatgtttaggtTGCCTATGCCATCCGTCAATACCGCTCCAACCGTCTTAACGACGATGAGATGCAGGTGAAGATAAAGACGGAGTACAAGCTGCTGAAGGGAAAGTATGACTCCCTTCGCAGCGAACATGGCGGGTGCACTCAGAAGCTGGACTCTCTTCGTGCTGATGTGGATAGGTTATCCAGAGAGAGGGAGAGTGCTGTGAAGCAGCAGCGTGTGCTATCTGAGGAGGTCGCCCGCCTtaagaaggaaaataaaaatctgGCGGCAGAGGTGGTGTTGAAAAGTACTGATTATGACGATCTCAAGAAGGAGTTCGACACCACCGTCACGGCCCTTAACGATAAAGTCTCTGTTGCTAAGAAGAGGCTTTATTTGAAGCGGGGCAGGCTGATTCGTGAGAAGGAGAGGCGTCGCCGTAACACCGCCCAGCTAGCCAATGATCTGACTGACTTCACTGAAGCCATCGTGGGTACCTATTTGGAGCGTCATCCTGATGGGGACGTTGAATTCTTATATGGCTTTCCCGAGGGGGTTAACAGTGAGAGTGAGCCAGATTCTCCCCAAGACTTGTTTGTCTCCATCAAGTCTGAAAATGATGGAGGTGCTGCTGAGGAAGCCAAGCAGTCTGCCCAAGGGGTCCAGGAACCTGCCAAGGCTGGCGAGAAGCCTCTTGTTCCCGGTTTGGGAGGTAGTCCTGAGGAGAAGGACTTCGGTTTGATTATTTCTTCTGAGCGCCCTTTTGCTGCTCTGGAGTTATTGGATAGGCCCTCTGATTTGGATTCTATTCTTCCCGGGGCCGATCCTCTAAGTCTAGCCGACGTCCCTTCTCCTTCCCGGTCCGGCAACATTGTTGTCGCTGCTTCTTCAGTTGCGGGGAATTCGCAGGAAGCATTATCTGACCCTGCTGCTTCCGAGGTTGTTAAGGGAGCTCTCCCTGAGAAGATTGAGGATGTGAAGCTTTAGGAGCCCCTTCCCCCcccttttttttgttatgtactttgtacatttgtatattttcttttgttaggaattttactttcctttgtaatttttttctggGGCATTTGccctctttttaatatatatcttttttgcCTTCTTTATTTTTGAGATAGCTAGTTTCTATGTTCTCTTTATTTTAggcgatatatatattttgactgtgtattttccttttttgggaatgaactcgtcagttctccctattttggaaatattttgaataatCAGTAATTATGGTAAAGAGATGATATCTGTGGAAATTCCTTGTCCGAGCAagggtaaattaaaatacttgcatAAATTCAAATACAATACCGTGATGAAATATCACTTGTAGAAATTGAAACACAATGCTGTGATTAAACATCACTTGGAGGAATtgaaatacaatattgaaacTAAACATCGCTTGACTAATTATGTTAATTCTTAAGGAATAACTAATCATGTCGGATGGTGACCCATTGTCACTAAATTTTCCTCAAGTTGTTGGCGTTCCATGTCCTTGGTATGATTCTTCCCATGGAGTTAGTGAGTTTAAATGTTCCTTCTTTAATGACCTCGCTGATGGTgtaaggtccttcccagtttggcTGCAGTTTTCCGCTTCCTGCTTCTCCTATTTTGACTTCGGTTTTTCGCATGACGAGGTCGCcaagtttgaattttcttttctttacatggctgttgaaatgtttggccatcTTTTGTCTGTAGGCTTCCATCCTGATATCTGATCTGTTGATTTTTTCAACCACGAGATCCAGATTGTTCCTGAGCTCTTCTTCGTTTTCTTCTAGGTTTAGCTGGTTGTCTTCTGTCCTTGGCGTGGGTGCGCCGATCTCTACAGGAATTACAGCCTCCGTTCCATAGGCTAGGGCGAATGGAGTTTCGCCCGTTGATTCTCTAGGGGTGGTACGGTAGTTCCATAGGACGCTGTAGAGTTCTTCTACCCATCTTCCTTTGCACTCGTCTAGTCTTCTTTTTAGTCCGGCCAGTAGGATTCTGTTGGCCACTTCGGTTTGCCCATTTGATTGTGGATGGTAAACCGAAGTGAACCTTAGGTCGATCTGATACTCGGCACAAAACTTTCTAAACTTTGCTGAgtcgaactgctttccgttgtctgtgatcagcaccttcggtattccaaacctgcacaagatagatctaaagaaaaagttagttatGCGTTGTTGGGTGATTTTTGCCAGTGGTTATGCCTctatccacttggtgaagtGGTCGATTGCCACTACCAGGAACTTCCGTTGTCCTGTGGCCAAAGGGAGAGGTCCCAGGATGTCCATACCCCACTGGGCGAACGGCCATGCACTGCCGATGGGTTTCATTTCTGAAGCTTGCTTTCTCGGTACCAAGGCATGTTGCTGGCAAGGCCAGCATCCCCTTACTAGCGTTGTAGCTTGTTCTTTCATCGTGGGCCAATAATAGCCTTGTAGCAGTGCTTTCCTGACCAGTGTTGATGCTCCGTCATGTGCTCCGCAGGTCCCCTCATGTAATTCTTTCATGATGTACTCTCCTTCTTCTTTATTCACACATCTTAGCCAGGGATGGGTGAATGACCGTTTGTACAGCTGGCCGTTGTATATTCCGAACTTTGATGATAGTACTACTATTCTTTTGGCTTCCTTCTTATCCTCGGGGAGTATTCCATTAGCCAGGTATGCTGTGAGGGGGGTCATCCAGGTTTCTTCCCCTTCTACCATCAGTACTTCGccttcttcaatttcttcttgAAAGCTAGGCTGTCGTTTGATTTCATGAGGGATGTTTCTCATTGAGTCATAATTCTTTGTTGCTGCCCACTTTGCTAATTCGTCTGATCTTCCATTCATTGCTCTGGGTATTTGCTGTAACGACCAGGATCGCCCATTATCGGCAAAGAAGGTTTTGGCTTGCTTGGCGTATTTCTTCAATGTAGCTTCCTTTACTTCGAAGTTCCCTGAGACTTGGTTCACGACCAGTTGTGAATCACTGTAGATCTGGACTTCGGAGATATTGAGCTCTTCGCATAATTGCAACCCTGTTATCAGCGCCTCATATTCCGCAACATTGTTGGAAGCTGGAAATTCGAGTCTTGCTGAGTATTCCATTTGGATTCTTCCTGGTCCTTTGAGCACGACTCCGATGCCCGCTCCTTCTCCGCAAACTGCTCCATCGACGTGTATCTCCCAGGGAGTCGTTTTGTCCTCCATGGGTTCTTTGAATGTTAGTTCTGCGAAGAAGTCGGCTAGTGCTTGAGCTTTCAGTGCTTTTCGAGCTTCATAGATAACGCCCAGGCTACCTATTTTGACGGCCCATTCTGCTATGCGTCCACTTGTCTCTGCCTTCTGGAGGATTTTTCGTAATGGTTGGTCGGTTCGTACAATGACTTGGTGCCCTTCGAAGTAATGTCGGAGCTTGATGGTGGCGGTGTATACGCACAGCGCCAGCTTTTCCAACTTCGGGTATCTCAGCTCCGCATCTCTGAGTACTTTGCTAATGTAGTAGATCGGGTATTGTTCTCCTCCTTTTTCCGATACCAATACTCCTGCTATTGTTTCGTCAGAGCaagagatgtataaatataacacgTCGCCCGGATCTGGTCTCGCCAAAAGTGGGGGCGAGGATAGGAAGCTTTTCAATTCCTCAAACGCCTGCTGGCATTCTGCTGTCCATGTGAAGTTCTTGATCTGTTTCAGGGTTTTGAAGAAAGGCAGACATCGTTTTGCCGAGCAGGACATGAACCGACCTAGAGCCGTGATCCGGCCGTTGAGCTTCTGGACTTCATGTATGCTCCGTGGCGGTGTCATTTTTAAGACCGCTTCGATTTTATCTGGGTTAGCCTCAATACCCCGCTGAGAGACCATGTATCCCAAGAACTTGCCTGCCGGTACTCCGAATACGCACTTTTCCGGATTGAGTTTTAGCTGGTATCTCTTTAGCGTCTCTAGGACTATCTTCACATCTGTTGGGTGGTCTTCAGCTCGGACGCTTTTGATGatcatgtcatccacataaacttccatgtgtTTTCCTATCTGATCTCTGAATATTGAGTTCACCAGCCGCTGATATGTGGCTCCTGCGTTCTTCAGACCGAAGGGCATCATCTTGTAACAAAATAATCCCTGGTCCGTTATGAAGGCCGTCTTCTCCTGGTCCTCAGGTGCCATGGGTATCTGATGATATCCCGCCTTGGCATCTAGGAATGTATAGAGGGCGTGTCCTGCTGTGTAGTCTACTAACTGATCAATGTGTGGAAGCGGGAAACTATCTTTGGGACATGCTTTATTCAGATCTGTGAAGTCCACACACATTCGGTAAGTGCCATTGGACTTTTTTACCATCACCACATTCGCTACCCACTTGGGGTAATAGGCGTCTTTGATCACGTTTGCTGCTTTTAACCGGGCGACCTCTTCTGCGATGGCGAGTTGTTTTTCGGGTGAGTGCCTTCTCTTCTTCTGTATCACTGCCTTTGCGTCGGTCGCTATGTTTAACCGATGACATATGACGTCCGGGTCTACTCCGATCAATTCGTCTGTTGTCCAGGCAAAGGAGTCTCCAAGCGATCTGAGGTTTTCTGTCAGAGATCGTTTGATTTCTTCTCCTAACTCATCTCCAACTTCTATCTCCTTTCCTGGGGATAATTCTATTTTCGCGGTTCGCCCATAATGCTCTGCCCTTTCCTTCTTCTCTGGAGGTTCCATTGTTAGTACTGGCAAGGTTATATGTACTTTCCTGAGAGCTGTAAAGTATGCTTCTCTGGCTGACTTTTGGCATCCTCTGACTTCGGCATCGCCTTCTCTGGTTGGGATTTTCATTAGTAGGTACCTCATGCAAATGGATGCGCACGTATCGTGCAAAAGTGGCCTTCCGAGAATTGCGTTGTATGCGAAGTCCATATTGACCACCATGAATTCTTCTCGGATCTCTTTGTAGATCTCTCCATCCCCTAGTTGGATGTTTATCTCCAGTGATCCTTCCACCTGTACAGATTTGCCTCCTAGTCCCACCAGTGGAGTAGAGACATGtgtcaaattttctttcttgagtCCAATTCTGCCGAACACCTCCATTGTGATCATGTTTACCGAACTTCCCGTGTCTACAAGCATCCGAGATACCTCGAAATTGTTGAGTCGCCCCTTGACAACTAGGGCGTCCTCATGGGGGACTGATAAGCCATGACTATCGCCCTCCGAAAAAGATACGCTTCTGAATTTCTTAGCATTTGGTGCACCTGGGCTAACTGAGTAGACTGTTCTTGCAGCTTTCTTTCTTGTAGTATTGCTGTCTCCTCCGGTCGATCCACCCATTATTACGTTAACCACGCCTGCTGGCTCTGGTCTGGGTCTTCTGGCGGTTTCTTCTTTccgctctttctttctttctgacTCTGTCTCTCTGGCTTCGGTGTCCCTTTTTACAAACTGGGAAAGGGATCCCCTTTCTATCAGCTTCTCTATCTCCTCCTTCAGGTGCCAGCATTCATCTGTGGTGTGGCCGTTGTCTCTGTGAAATTCACAGTATTTGCTATTGTCTCTTTTGCTGGCTGATGCAGCGTTCATCTTTCTTGGCCATCTGACCTTCTCTCGGCTGTCTTTTACCCAAAACAGTACGTTGGTTCTGGTCGTGTTCAGGGGCGTATATCGcctatcttcttcttttttccttttatttctgaaatggtCGTTGCCTTTTTCTCCGAACCTCTTTCCTGTGGGCGATCTGTCCCCATTTCTTCTTTCTGCAAACGTTCGTTCTTCTACCCGTCCGAGGCGATTCTCTATCTCTCTCTGGCCATCATCCACTCTGATCTGTGTATGTGCGATGGTCATCAGTGTGGTAaatgattttggtgatttagccAACAATTCCTTTCGTAGGTCGGAGTTGGTAGTTCCATTGAGTAATGCTGTGTAGGCGATCTCCTGGCTCAGGTCTTCTATCTGCATCGCCTCCTTATTGAATCTTTCTACATACTTCCTGAGTGTCTCTCCTTTCCATTGCATGATGGCCAGCAGGTCTGTGGACAACTTCTTTTGAGGGATGCATGCTACGAATCTAGCCTGGAAAAGTCCTGAGAATTGTTTGAACGTCAGCACTGATCCTGGCTTTAAACTCTGGTACCATTCCTGCGCCAGACCTTTTAAGGTAGTAGGAAAAAGTTTGCATAGTACGTGATCTAAGTTTGTCTGAACATTGATCACCGCTTGGAATTTGTGAATGTGGCTCTTGGGACAGCCTGTTCCATCGTATGATTCCAAATTTGGAGGGTATCTGAACTTTGTAGGGAACTCGTGAGAGATGATGAAATCTGCAAGTGGTGAGTCACTTCGAAGAGAGATGTCTACGTCTTCACATCTTATTCCAAGCCTGCTCATGACTTGGCGGACTTTTTCCTCCAGATGCTCTTCTCCGCCTTTGAGGGTGTGTTGTTCATCCATCCAACGTTCTTCGTCTGGAATTACTATGGGGGCGTTTTGTTTCTTTGCTGAATTTTCCGGGGCACCTTCCTCTCGCATCGGTTCTTTTCCCTTGTCCATGGTCGACGTTGACTTCTGTACTGGTGATTTCGCTGATCCCTGCTCTGGCGACTTTAACGAGATACTCTGTTTGATGTCTTTGAGTAGACTGGTGATTTCTAGGAAAGCTTTGAACATTGCTTGGTTGTTGATTGGCTCTTCCTCAGGTGCTATGGCTATCGGAGGTATCGTCTGTCTTATCGCCAGGGGGTCgctggtttctccttcttcgctGGTTGGGGGGAACAGATTTAGGGCCGGTGGTTCTGTTTCCCTGTCTTCTCTGTTGGTAGCTGGTAGAGTGGTATCTCGTAGGGGATCCATTCTTGAAAAAGCAAATTCTGAAAAAGTATCTAAAAGGAACGACGAAACTGATAAGTTCCACGTTCACCGCACCAAatgatacaggtcgatctttaaagggtcgcccgtactgtttttcctgcacaagtaacaaatataagctcaaaggacctcaggcttgctcagcctgaaagccactccgatgcttaagtcagagagggttttttggtaggtaaatgaatgtaagagtatttaagtctgatttgtgcttacccttctcagcattcggtggcttccttttataatgagtttaaggcggttgttatctggtaaatcgtgggtttgtcccacgattattgataatggtgaatgcacgttcccgattatcccgggtagtgggtgtcagggaacGGAGTGGGTGAGGTCGTCTAGATGGCAGACCTGGAGGAGTTcgcccgagacagacatgggcgaCACTCGTACTGTTGCTGGGCGATGGGAGGTTTGGAGACccgttgggcgagcatagcatttgttaggcgatgcttggagCTCTGATATTATTAGGGCGGTATCAATAGTGAAGGGTGGGTTTCTTTTATAGTGAGAATGCATCATTCTCATTTCACTTATTTTCAATGTGGGATTTTAACTATTCCTTCTTTCTTTTAGCAACGAAATTATTTGTCGTTgtaaaatgataatatttaaaaacgacacATATTAAATCGTTGGTAAAGCAAATAATTTACAATGACATAATTAGtcgttgtaaaataattatctttaaaaacgatataaattaagtcgttgctaaaagtataacttttaataacgattttattaggcgttgtaaaataattatatttaaaaacgacACTAAAATAATCGTTACAAAAGATATATGTATTGTAACGATTTTAATGGTAGTTGTAATAGACCGTTGCTAAACTCACTTTTCTTGTAGTGATCTATACTATGTATATCTATacttctatactatatataaaagcacggagggggggacaggcaaatttactgaataatctttttcagtttattattaaataaaggttttacagtcattaattaattacttatttaattaataactattataattcaaatcctaattagaataggtagctaaattatctccaatttagtttttagtatgtaaaaaataactaaattgtctccaaattagtaggaatacctatcttttagtttgattgaactacaaaattaaaatactgtatttggtcaatatattattatttaaatttttatcttattatttttaaagatattattaataaaattaagttaattatttaattatggttattataaaaccaaaataagattaattcagtatggaaaaaaaatataagaaccgaacatattatatttatttttataaaaattcttaactaatttaatattaattatagataaaaaattgatataattataataaatttactaatatgtacattgacgagttacgttacaaGCCACGTGACgcaatgcgaaactagtatatataaaagcacggatgggaaGGGGACAgataaatttactgaataatccttttcagcttactactaaataaaggttttgtagtcattaactaattagttatttaattaatcactattgtaattaaagtcctaattaaaataggtagctaaattatctccaatttaatttttaatatgtaaaaaatagctaaattgtctccaaattagtaggaacacctatcttttagtttgattgaactacaaaattaaaatattgtatttggtcaatatattattatttaaatttctatcttattatttttaaaaatattattaataaattaagttaattatttaattatagttattataaaaccaaaagaagaataaattcaatatggaaaaaaatttataaccgaatatattatatttacttttacaaaaattcttaactaatttaatattaattataaacaaaaaaaattgatataattataataaatttactagtATGTTTATTGaaaagttacgttacgagcctagtgcatagcacgtaatacGAAACTAGTTACATAAAAATTACGATTTTTACAtgtagtttcattttaatcatgatttTTTAAAGGTGAAATTTAAAGACACGGCctttcaatttcttttcaaactcatcattttaatattttttgttgactaaattcttcactaaactattaattaaatatccaaattataaatcgacaccaaattttattatctttcagttagagtatgtaggattgTGAAATTTTAgtcataaaaaatacattaaattttactttattgatagatttgaaataaaatgaaaggtcatgtaTATAAAtgccaatttttaaaaatcgtgattaaaataaaactatatgtaaaggtcataattttttatgtgattaatcttttttttagaCTTTTATAATGATACGCTTTAACTTAGTTggcgtttgataaaac is a window of Mercurialis annua linkage group LG2, ddMerAnnu1.2, whole genome shotgun sequence DNA encoding:
- the LOC126668729 gene encoding uncharacterized protein LOC126668729, with product MDKGKEPMREEGAPENSAKKQNAPIVIPDEERWMDEQHTLKGGEEHLEEKVRQVMSRLGIRCEDVDISLRSDSPLADFIISHEFPTKFRYPPNLESYDGTGCPKSHIHKFQAVINVQTNLDHVLCKLFPTTLKGLAQEWYQSLKPGSVLTFKQFSGLFQARFVACIPQKKLSTDLLAIMQWKGETLRKYVERFNKEAMQIEDLSQEIAYTALLNGTTNSDLRKELLAKSPKSFTTLMTIAHTQIRVDDGQREIENRLGRVEERTFAERRNGDRSPTGKRFGEKGNDHFRNKRKKEEDRRYTPLNTTRTNVLFWVKDSREKVRWPRKMNAASASKRDNSKYCEFHRDNGHTTDECWHLKEEIEKLIERGSLSQFVKRDTEARETESERKKERKEETARRPRPEPAGVVNVIMGGSTGGDSNTTRKKAARTVYSVSPGAPNAKKFRSVSFSEGDSHGLSVPHEDALVVKGRLNNFEVSRMLVDTGSSVNMITMEVFGRIGLKKENLTHVSTPLVGLGGKSVQVEGSLEINIQLGDGEIYKEIREEFMVVNMDFAYNAILGRPLLHDTCASICMRYLLMKIPTREGDAEVRGCQKSAREAYFTALRKVHITLPVLTMEPPEKKERAEHYGRTAKIELSPGKEIEVGDELGEEIKRSLTENLRSLGDSFAWTTDELIGVDPDVICHRLNIATDAKAVIQKKRRHSPEKQLAIAEEVARLKAANVIKDAYYPKWVANVVMVKKSNGTYRMCVDFTDLNKACPKDSFPLPHIDQLVDYTAGHALYTFLDAKAGYHQIPMAPEDQEKTAFITDQGLFCYKMMPFGLKNAGATYQRLVNSIFRDQIGKHMEVYVDDMIIKSVRAEDHPTDVKIVLETLKRYQLKLNPEKCVFGVPAGKFLGYMVSQRGIEANPDKIEAVLKMTPPRSIHEVQKLNGRITALGRFMSCSAKRCLPFFKTLKQIKNFTWTAECQQAFEELKSFLSSPPLLARPDPGDVLYLYISCSDETIAGVLVSEKGGEQYPIYYISKVLRDAELRYPKLEKLALCVYTATIKLRHYFEGHQVIVRTDQPLRKILQKAETSGRIAEWAVKIGSLGVIYEARKALKAQALADFFAELTFKEPMEDKTTPWEIHVDGAVCGEGAGIGVVLKGPGRIQMEYSARLEFPASNNVAEYEALITGLQLCEELNISEVQIYSDSQLVVNQVSGNFEVKEATLKKYAKQAKTFFADNGRSWSLQQIPRAMNGRSDELAKWAATKNYDSMRNIPHEIKRQPSFQEEIEEGEVLMVEGEETWMTPLTAYLANGILPEDKKEAKRIVVLSSKFGIYNGQLYKRSFTHPWLRCVNKEEGEYIMKELHEGTCGAHDGASTLVRKALLQGYYWPTMKEQATTLVRGCWPCQQHALVPRKQASEMKPIGSAWPFAQWGMDILGPLPLATGQRKFLVVAIDHFTKWIEFDSAKFRKFCAEYQIDLRFTSVYHPQSNGQTEVANRILLAGLKRRLDECKGRWVEELYSVLWNYRTTPRESTGETPFALAYGTEAVIPVEIGAPTPRTEDNQLNLEENEEELRNNLDLVVEKINRSDIRMEAYRQKMAKHFNSHVKKRKFKLGDLVMRKTEVKIGEAGSGKLQPNWEGPYTISEVIKEGTFKLTNSMGRIIPRTWNANNLRKI